Within Nitrospirota bacterium, the genomic segment GCCCTGTTCACCGCAGAGAAGAAATACAAAACATTGTTGGAAGATGTTCATATGCTGGCGATAATGCTTGATAATGATGGCAATATCACCTTCTGCAACGACTATCTTTTGAGACTGACCGGGTGGACAAGAGACGAAGTAATCAACAGAAACTGGTTCGATCTATTTCTCCCCAATGATGTCAGGGAAACCGTTTATGCGGTGTTCAGCTCCGGGATTAAGGATAACGCCCTTGCTCTCCACTATGAGAATCCTATTATGACCCGGGAGGGGATACCAAAGCTTATTGTCTGGGATAACTCTATTCTGCGGGATACGGAAGGCAACATAATCGGCATGGCCAGTCTCGGGACCGATGTCACGGAGCACAGAAAGCTTGAGGAGCAGCTCCGTCAGTCCCAGAAGATGGAAGGGATCGGACAGCTTGCCGGAGGAATTGCCCACGATTTCAACAATATCCTTTCATCCATAGTAGGCTATGGCCACCTTACCCTTATGAAGATGGCAGACGATGATCCCAACCGCCTGAACGTAGAGAACATACTTGAGGCCTCAGACAAGGCAGCGCATCTTACCAAGGACCTGCTTCTGTTCAGCAGGAAGCAGGCAATAGACAGGAAACCCCTCGACCTTAATGAGACGATCAGACGGCTGCAGAAGTTTCTGATACGGGTCATTGGGGAAGACATTATCTGCGATGCGAGGCTTTCTGAAGGAAGACTTATGCTATCGGCTGACACACACCAGCTTGAGCAGGTCCTTATGAACCTGGCCACAAACGCGCGTGACGCCATGCCGAAGGGCGGCACCTTCACGATCACAACAAAAGAGATCCAGCTGGATGAAGAGTTCACCTCTACGTGCGGGCTCTGTAAGGCCGGAAGGTATGCCCTGATCAGTATCTCGGATACAGGCTATGGCATGGACAATGAAACCAGTCAGAAGATCTTCGAGCCTTTTTTTACCACAAAAGAGGTTGGCAAAGGCACAGGGCTTGGACTTGCCGTTGCGTACGGCATTATCAGGCAGCATGAGGGGAATATCATGGTGAACAGCACAAAGGGAAAAGGTACGACAATCCGGATATACCTGCCGCTCATGAGCGCTGTGCAAGAAGATGGCGGATCGGCCATTGCAGGTGCAGAGGAACAGCCTGTTGCGGGAGGCACGGAAACGATCCTGGTGGCTGAGGACGAGGAATCGCTCCGGAAACTTAACCATAGCGTATTGACGCAATATGGGTATACGGTCATCGATGCTGTAGATGGCGTGGATGCCGTAAACAGGTTCAAGGAGCACAAAGACAGTATTCAGCTCCTTCTGTTCGATCTCATAATGCCGAAGATGAACGGCAGTGAGGCCTTTGATAAGATACGGAAGATAAATCCGGACATAAAGGTCATATTTGCCAGCGGCTACTCTCCTGACATTGTCCGGCAGAAGGTGCTGCTCGATGAGGATGCAGAGTTGATCTATAAACCCATTTCACCCTTTGAACTTCTGAGAAAAGTGAGGGAAGTGCTGGATAAAGGCAAGAGGTAGCTTCTTGAGGCCAGGACGGTATCGTGATCATAACAGCTGGAGGTTTTTGTGAGGCTAATGAGTATCTTTACTCTTGTGCGTATTTTTTCTCTTGTTCTGATCTTGTTGTTCTTTGCAGTCTTGCCCGCTAATGCAGAACAGGCCATTCTGCGCATCCTGCATGTCAACGACTTTCACGGTTTTGCAGAGCCGTACAAGCCTTACGCCTCTGACGGGCTGCTGGGCGGTATGGCATGGCTTGCCACAGCTGCCGACGAACTCAGAAAGGAAAGGCCGGCGCTGCTTCTCTCTGCCGGCGACATGATCCAGGGCAATAACTGGGCTAATCTTTTTCAGGGCGCATCAGTGATCGAATTGATGAATGCCATGCAGTTCGATGCCATGGTGACCGGAAATCATGAATTTGATTTTGGTCAGGATGTTCTGAAGAGACGATTGAGCGAGGCAGCGTTTCCGATCCTTGCAGCTAATGTCGAAGGCATGGAAGGCCTGAAGCCCTATCTGCTGAAAGAGATCAACAGCATAAAGATCGCAATCATCGGCGTTGTGACCGAAGAGACGCCTCTTAGCACCCATCCCCGGAATGTGACAGGCCTGAAGTTCATTGCGCCTGAAGATGCCCTGAACCGCTATCTCAGGGAGCTGAGACCGGGGGTCGATCTGGTGGTCGTTCTTTCCCATCTCGGCCACAATGCTGATCGTCTGCTTGCAGAGAAGGTGAGCGGTATCGACGTTATTGTCGGCGGCCATTCACATACAAAGGTGCTACAGCCGGTTGTGATCAACAAGACCGTGGTGCTTCAGGCATGGGAGCATGGAAAGGCACTGGGTGTCCTTGACCTTACCTTTGATGACAGGAAGATCGTGAAGGCAGAGGGAAGACTTGTGGATATCAGGCCTCTGCCGGGCAGGGAGAATAAAGAGATCGCAGCGATCGTCGAAAAATACCGATTCAGGGTTGACGCGGTGCTCGATGAGACGATCGGCGGGGCAGGGCTTGAGCTTGACGGCCAGAATACGAGAAAGCGCGAGACGAACCTCGGTAACTTTCTTGCGGACATCGTGCGTTCTACAGCAGGAGCAGATGCGGCGATCATCGGCGGGGGCAGTATCAGGACGAGCATGAAGAAGGGGGATATAAAGATCAAGCATGTGTACGCGGTCTCTCCCTTTAATAATTATATTGTCGGCATCAGGCTTACCGGCCGGCAGATCCGCGAGGCGCTCGAACATGGCGTCTCTGCCATTGCTGACGATGCCGGACGGTTTCCGCAGGTATCTGGCATCAGATTTACGTACAGCCGCTCTAAGCCTGTGGGGCAGAAGGTGAAGGAGGTATCTGTCAACAACAGTCCCCTTGTCATGGAGAAGGAATACATTGTGGCGACCGACGACTTTCTGGCTGCAGGCGGGGACGGGTACAAGGCTTTCGGAGATGCAGTCAGGTCTTCAAGAGATTTTGCGATCGTGGGCGGAGCAGTGATGGGCGAGAAGCTCGTATATAACAATTCGGGCAAGTGGCTGCGCGACGTGGTCATTGACCATATAAAAGAAAGGAAGATGGTCTCGCCGGTCGTTGAAGGAAGGATAATCGAGGTTGAGTAAGGTTTCTGTTCATATCATTTCAGACCTCCCCTTTCTCCCCTCCCTGGCAAGGAGGGGATGGGGGCGGTGAAGATATGCGTTAATGAAAAAGAGATCGAACTCGCCGCAGGCATGACCGTGCGCCATGCGCTGATCCATGCCGGCCTGCTGAAAGAGATCGAAAAGGAAAAGAAGGTCTATGACCAGTGGGGCAATGAACTGGGCCTGGACGGTTCCCTGTGCGAAGGGATGCTGATCCTGGTGAAGTAAGGTCCCGGCAGTTTCAGTTGACCGGCATAACGATGGATGGTATTAAAAACATCAGTTCCGAACCCTGACCATTGCTTCTTTCAGCATCCAGGCAGCTATCTCGGGTGCGGCCTTTGGCCGCGAGAAGAAAAACCCCTGCGCAAAATGGCAATCCATGGTGTCGATCTCGTCAAGGTGGGAAGACAGTTCTATGCCTTCGGCTATGACCTCAAGTTTAAGATTTTGGGCGAGAGTTACTATAGCCTTCACGATCTCGCGATTTTCATCGTTCAGTGACATGTTTGCGATGAAGCTCCGATCGATCTTCAAGGCGGTAACAGGAAATTTGTTCAGATAGCTCAGCGAAGAATATCCGGTGCCGAAGTCGTCGATATGGATCTTGATCCCGCTGTCGCGCAGCCTGTTCATGGCGATCACCGCGACCTCGAGATTCTCCATAATAATGCTCTCCGTGATCTCTATGGCAAGCGTTTCTGGAGCGATGCCGGTCTCCCCGATGATCCCGAGCAGGACATCCACGAAATTATCGTTGAGGAATTGCCTGCCGGACACGTTAGCGCTCATCTTGAGCGGCTCGGCAGTATGGTATTCCCTCTGCCACCGGTTCAGCTGCCTGCAGGCTTCGCGCAGGACCCATTCTCCCAGCGGCTGGATCAGGCCTGTCTCTTCGGCAAGAGGTATGAATTCCATGGGAGGGATCAGGCCGCGCACAGGATGCTGCCAGCGCACGAGGGCCTCAAACCCGCTCAGTTTTCGCGTTGCGACATCAAGGATCGGCTGATAGTGCAGGACGAATTCATCAAGGTGTTCTACCGCGACCCTGAGATCCGCCTCAAGCTGCAGCCGCTCAACCATATAACTGTGCATGCTGTCATCGAAGATCTCGTACCGGGCCTTGCCCTTTGCTTTAGCCGCATACATCGCGATGTCCGCATCGCTCAGGATCTGATCCGGCTGTTCATAGCGGTCCTGCTCCAGGGCAATGCCGATGCTCTGGGTCACATAGAGCTCATTGCCGTCGATCAGGAAGGGGGCCGCCATTTCGGTCTGGATGCGTTCGACAACAGTCCTGACATCCGTAACATCAGAAACATTTTCAAGCAGTACCGCGAACTCATCTCCGCCGAGACGCGCAACCGTATCGCCCGGCCTGACACAGTCTGCCATGCGACGGCTTACCCCGATCAGCAGTTTGTCGCCTGCGGCATGCCCTAAACTGTCATTGATCACCTTGAACCGGTCGACATCAAAGAACATTACGGCATAAAGATATTGTTTCAGCCTCTTTGACCGGTTGATCGCATTGTGGAGCCTGTCCCGGAACAGGGCCCTGTTGGCGAGTCCGGTCAGGGCGTCATGAAACGCATCATGGAGGAGCTGTTCCTCGGCCTTCTTGCGCGCGGTGATATCGGTCTGTGATCCCGCCATGCGGGAAGAGTTGCCCTTGCCATCCCTGACGGCCAGTCCCCTGCAGAGCATCCAGCGGAAGTTCCCGTCCTTGTGCATGATGCGGTATTCGATCTCAAGATGCTGGTTCCCCTGCAGCACATAACCATGGATCCGTGACCAGACCTTCTCACGGTCATCGATATGCAGACGGCTGAGCCACTCGTCAGGGCTGTCTCCAACCTCTCTGTCGCTGTATCCCAGCATGGACTTCCAGCGGATGGAATAGTAGATCCGGTTATCCGTCAGGTTCCAGTCCCATAGCCCGTCATTTGCCCCCTGTGCTGCAAGCGCATACCGCTGTTCACTCTCCCTGAGGGCGGCCTCGGTCTTCTTGCGTTCCGTGATATCTCTGGTGTATTCGATGACATGGGTTATGGTGTTGTCACGGTCAACGATCGGATAGGTGTAGATCTCCTGCCAGGACTCATGTCCGTGCAGGTCCATGACGGTCTTTTCTTTTGCGCATGCATCGCCGGAAAGGAACGTTGCGCTGACAATGCAGTCCTCGCACACGGCATCTCTGCCATGCAGCAATGCATAGCATACCGGCGGAGCCTCAGGATCAATGGTCCTGGATTTCATGGCAGTGTAAGCGTCATTGGACCGGACGATCCTGAATTCGCGGTCAAAGATACAGAAGGGGTCGTGGATGCTGTCGAATATGGTGCTGAGAAAGGCCTCTGATTTGGTGAGAGCGGCCTCGGTCTGTCTCCTCTCGGCGATCTCTTTTTCGAGCTTGTCATATCCTTCCCTGAGCCCCGTGCTCATCAGGCTGATATTATCAGCCAGTTCGCCGAATTCCGTTTTGTCCTGATAAGGGACCTTGTGCCCAAGATCTCCCGCTGCAATGGTCCTTACCGCGCTGAGCAGAACGCCGATGGGTCCGGTAATAGAGGATGTCAGCCGGATCGCGATAATAATGCCTACCAGGAAGGCGAGGATGATCGTGATCAGAAGAATGCTCCTTGCTTCCTTGATCTTTCCGACTGCATCTGCTGTCATTGAGGCGAGTTTCCTGCTTGCATCCATGGACATCTCTTCAGTGGTGAGGAGAAGGCTGTTGCCGATAGCTGCAGCCTCTGTTTTCAGACGGTCGATATTCTTCTTGTCCGCTGAAGCGGTCATATAAAAACTGAGAGCGTTCTGATAATCGTTAATGGAGGTCTGCATCTGCAGCAGTTTCTTCTCCAGGGCCGGCTGATGATGACATTTTGTGCAGCCGCCTGCATTCTTCTCAAGACGGCTTACGTTCTCGGTAATAGTGTCTATCTTGTGCCCGAGATCAGTCCCTACGGTATAGAGTTCCGACTGTACCGTCTGGATCGACATGATAAGATCCTGGCGGAGGTTTTCGACCTGATGCAGACTGATCAGTCTTTCAAGGGAAGAAGTCGTTGTCCTGATAGACAGCGACGATATGACCGTCCCGGCCGCAAAGAAGAGAAAGAGGAGAAGCAGGGATATGACGATCTTTCGTTTCACGGTCTTTGGTTGTCCTGAAGATCTGCCGCTTCCGGTTGACGCCGATAGTGACCGGCGCTATTCATTCATTTTACCGCTGTATTTCATGAGATCAATACCGGCTTTCCTGGCGAGGTCATGAACAGGATCATAATCCTTTTCGGTCGTCTCGATGAATTTCAGCGCTCCGAACTGACTGAGAACGGTCTTCCCATTCGGATCGTTGTGCATTGCAAGCAGGGTCTCCCGGAGTTTCTTCTTAAGGGATTCATCGAGACCTTTTCGGACACAGAGACCGTTGGACGGTACCGCAGGTGAACGCGCAATGATGCGAAGTTCTTTTTCCAAAGAGGGATTGTTCGCGCTCATCATATCATAGATCGTGTTCTTGGCTGCGCCGGCATCCGCTTTCTTCCTGAGCACCGCGTCAATTGCAGCATCGTGACTGCCGGCGAAATAAAAGCTGCGGAAGTATCCTTCAGGAGAAGAGATGCCGTTTTCCCTGAGAAGCGCAAGAGGGAATACGTAGCCGGCTGTTGTCGCCTTTTCGACAAATGCAAAGGTCCTGCCTTTCAGGCCTTTGATATTCGTAATGCCGCTGTCATTTCGGACAAAGACATATCCCTTATACGCTGAATTGTTATCAGGGGTTACAGGACGGACAAGCGGCACTACCCCATGCTTGCGGATCGCAACAGCACCCGTGAAGGAACCGAAAAAGGCAGCGTCCAGTTTTTCCTTGTTGAAACTGTCGATGAGGTTGCCGTATTTGCTCAGGATCGTGAATCTGACACGAACGCCGGTCTTCTTTGAAAGGTAATCTCCGAGCAACATATACCGCTGCTTTTGTTTGAAAATATTCATCTCGGGGCTGAGGCCGATCAGAAGCTGTTTTTCATCTGCTGCGGAACAGGATGGCTGCGGGATACCAAGGAAGAGGATCAGGAAGAGAGCCCAAGCCATTTTTTTCATTGCAATTCCTTTTTGCAAATCTTCCTGAGGAGCAAAAGGGGGCAGTATGATGCTATTTCGATAACCCTGCCGTCCTCTTTATTAGGACCAGTGGCTTTGCGTCCTACCCTCTCAGGCAGTTTGCCGTTTCGATAACATATTCGCTACCTGAGAATTTTATATAATGTCAGCCATAATAATCAACCTTAGACATCGTCCTGTCTTATTTTTCCGGAATATACGTGTATGGAGAGGGAATCGGCCGGCACTGTTCTGCGTCTCTCCGCACATTTATGGTATTATTAATGCCTTATGGAACAGCGCTTACAGAAGATCATTGCAGAGATGGGTATTGCCTCCCGCAGAAAGGCAGAGGAACTGATCCTCGAAGGGTTGGTGACCGTGAACGGCAAGGTAGCGGAGATCGGCATGAAGGCTGACCTTATGCGCGACCATATCAAGGTCAGGGGAAAACTCCTCACCAGCCCGGAAAAAAAGGTCTATTATGTCTTCAACAAGCCGCGCGGCGTCATGACCTCCATGAGCGACCCGGAGGGAAGACCGACGGTGAATGAATTTTTCGGACGCATCAAACAACGGGTTTTTCCGGTCGGCAGGCTTGATTACGACTCAGAGGGCCTGCTTCTGCTCACCAATGACGGAGATTTCGCATACGCCATTATCCATCCTTCCCGGAAGATCCCCAAGACATACCTCGTGAAGGTAAAGGGCGTGCTTGAGGAAGAGGATCTTGAGAAGCTCAGGAAGGGCGTCAAGATCGACGGAAAGCTGACCGCGCCTGCAAAGGTGAAGAAGCTCAAAAAGACGGAGAGCAACTCATGGATAGAGATGACTATCCACGAAGGCAGGAACCGCCAGATCAGGAAGATGCTCGAGCGCGTGGGTCACGATGTGCTCAGGCTTATGAGGATACGGATCAACGGCATAGAGATGGGGCCTCTTGAGCCCGGAGCATACCGGAAGCTGACAACACAGGAAATGGATTCGATCATACGAGAAATAGGAACAGGAGAGGGCGCATGAATCGCGATAAAGTCTGCGGAGCAATCCGTGAATCTGATATCAGTTCAACGATCACTATAGCCGGATGGGTATTCAGAAGGCGCGACCACGGCGGTCTTATCTTTATCGACCTCAGGGACCGGTCAGGCATATGCCAGGTCGTTTTCAGCCCGGATGTATCGGGCGATGCCCACGAAAAGGCGCACGATCTGCGTGCTGAATATGTTATTGCAGTAACGGGCGAGATCAGACGGAGGCCTGCAGGCACGGAGAACCCGAACCTCCCGACCGGCATGACCGAGATGTACGTCAAGGAGCTTGTCGTGCTGAACGAGGCCGCACCGCTGCCCTACAGCATGGAAGAAGCTGCCGAGGCCGGCGAGGCCCTGCGGCTGAAGCATCGTTACCTTGACCTGAGAAGGCCCGAGATGCAACAGAACATGATCACCCGCCACAGGGCAAGCAAACTGATGCGCGATTATCTGGACGACAACGGGTTCCTTGAGATAGAGACGCCCATGCTCACCAAGTCCACGCCGGAGGGCGCGCGGGACTATCTGGTGCCGTCCAGGCTCAACCCCGGTTATTTTTATGCGCTGCCGCAGTCGCCACAGCTTTTTAAGCAGATCCTGATGGTTGCAGGTATGGAGAAATATTTTCAGATCGTCAAATGCTTCCGTGATGAGGACCTGAGGGCAGACCGCCAGCCGGAATTCACGCAAGTCGACCTTGAGATGTCCTTTGTCGACCGCAAGGACATCATAGAACTGATCGAAGGCATGATGAAGAAACTCTTTAGCGGGGTTCTGAACCTTGATATCCGGACCCCGTTTGAGATGCTGAGCTATCAGGAGTCTATGGAGCGTTTCGGCAATGACAAGCCTGACATGCGCTTCGGTCTTGAGCTGAAGGACATGGCAGACCTTGCGGCAAAGGGAACGTTCAAGGTATTTCTTGATGCGATCCAGTCCGGTGGCCTGGTCAAGGCCATTAACGGCAAGGGCATGGCAGGCATCTCCAGAAAAGATATTGACCTTCTCACCCAGGAGGCGCAGTCCTTTGGAGCAAAGGGCCTTGCCTGGATCAAGGTGAAGAGCGGCTTTGAATCACCGATCGCGAAGTTTTTCCCTGAAGATGTGCTGAAGGCAATGGCAGAAAGGCTTGGTGCAGAAGACGGGGACATGATGCTCTTTGTGGCTGACAAGGTGAAGGTGACCTATGATGTGCTGAGCAGGTTGAGGCTTGAATTAGGCAAGAGGCTGAACCTTATTCAGCCCGGGTTCAAGTTCGTCTGGATCACCGACTTCCCGCTGCTTGAATGGGATGACGACGAAGGCAGGTTCCAGGCCATGCACCATCCGTTCACCTCGCCGCTTGATGAGGATATCGGGAAGATGATGTCCGGCGATATGACTGACCGGAATATGCTCGGCTCTCTCAAGGCCAAGGCGTATGATATTGTGCTGAACGGTTTTGAGATCGGCGGCGGAAGCATACGAATCCATAACCAGAAGCTCCAGAAAAAGATGTTCGAGCTGCTCAATATCAGCGAGGAAGACGCCCACACCAAATTCGGATTCCTGCTCGATGCCCTTCAGTATGGCGCTCCGCCCCATGGCGGCCTTGCACTCGGCCTTGACAGGCTTGTGATGCTTATGGTCGGCGCGACCTCGATCAGGGACGTTATAGCCTTCCCCAAGACACAGAAGGCCTTCTGCATGATGTCCGGCGCTCCTTCAGCGGTCGAGACAAAACAGCTCAGGGACCTGCATATCAGAACGGACGTGGTGGTAGAAGAGAAGGCCTAGCGTTCCAGTTCTTCGTAGAACTTTTTTGAGCAGTCTTCGCAGATGCCGTGTGAGAAGGTGATGTCCATGTGTGTGCCAAAATAATTTTCCACGCTCTGCCAGTAGTTGTCGTCATCCCGGATCTTCTTGCACCATGCGCAAATCGGCAGCAGGCTGCGGAGCTGCAGGAGCTCTGAAATATCCTCGATGATCAGCAGGGAAAAGTCCCTGTTGTCGAACCGGAAGGGTGATGTGGTGACGAGAACGTGTACGTTCCTGATCCCCTGTTCCGTAGAAAGCTCCATCATGGTCTTTTTCCGGTAGACCTTTTCGCCTGAGATGGCTTCATTGACAGAGTTTCTGATGACACAGTCTGCACATGCCGATGCATGCCCGCATCCTTCCGGGGTTTCCCCTGCATGCATGCAGTGAAGGGCATCGCCGCCGCGTTTAAGATATATGCTCTCGCTGCCTTTGCCGGCCGGCATAAGCCCTGCTGCCGCGCTGTTCAGATGCAGTATCCTTACATCATTATCGACAACCAAAACAGGGGACGGGATCGCATTAAAGAGGTTCAGGAAGAACGCTGAATCGTCAAAAAGCGATGCCATAGCCATAACCCTTTTCTCTCCCGTTCTTCATGATTTAGTATATTCGCTTTCAGATCACGGATACAAGGCAAGGCCCTCAGATCAATGAAATATGGCGGCTTTTCGCGCTTGACATTGATCTGAACTGCTCCTAAACTCTTTATAAGAACAGGAAACATGTTTTCTGCTTCAGGGTTTCACCAACAAAGGAGGATTTGATCATGAAAAGAGGATTCTTGCTGCTTCTGACCCTGGGTTTGCTGTTTGGGTTTGTTGCCTGTGTTGAGGCGGAGCGAAGGCCGTATGGTAACGATGGTTATGGGCCATACGACCGGGCTGACCGGTATGATATCGGTGCCCGCATCGATAATCAGCAGCGAAGGATCGATCAGGGTATATCTTCCGGCGAGTTGACACGGTATGAGGCGGATGTTCTGATCGATAATCTTAACTGGATCAGGGATGAGTATTCCCGGGCCAGGAGAGACGGCAGGCTGAGTCAGTCCGAAATCGAACGGCTGTCCGAACATCTCAATCAGAACAACCGCATGATAATGGATAAAAGGAATAATGCGATACGGAGAGTCTATACGCCAGCGCCGCCACCGCCTCCTTTTGCTCCGGCCCCTGCACCGCGCCATGAACAGCCAAGGAACGATATGCGTGACCGGAACGATCACCAGTACAGGAGGATCGACCCCGGAGCTTCATCCGATGAACAGCCCAGAATGGATCTGCGTGAGATCCGGATGGAGAACCAGCAGAACAGGATCAACCAGGCAGCTTCCAAGGGAGAACTGACGAGGAGAGAGGCAGCAATTGTCCAGGAGAACCTGGACAGGATCAGGGCTGCATATTCGCGCATGAAGGCTGACGGCAGACAGACAGTGCCCGAGCTGGACAGGATCGACAAGAGGCTGGATCGGAACGACCATATGATCAGTGACAAAAGGCGCAATGTCATAGAGCGTCTCGACTGATAAGCGTTAACGCAGGCAGTTAGGGTAAAATAATTCTTCATGATCGCTAAGAACACCCTTCAACTGCTCGAATTCGACCGGCTTCTGGAA encodes:
- a CDS encoding response regulator; protein product: MDHSATSDFMAHGFCFLWEPRLVWLHVLSDILTGITYYSITIALFFFAYKRRDIPFLRIFILFGVFIFACGTTHLFAAYTIYVPAYWYEGMVKATTAVVSIISAFLFIPLIPRAIAMPSLTKAFEEIKGLNERLSKELEERRATEKALFTAEKKYKTLLEDVHMLAIMLDNDGNITFCNDYLLRLTGWTRDEVINRNWFDLFLPNDVRETVYAVFSSGIKDNALALHYENPIMTREGIPKLIVWDNSILRDTEGNIIGMASLGTDVTEHRKLEEQLRQSQKMEGIGQLAGGIAHDFNNILSSIVGYGHLTLMKMADDDPNRLNVENILEASDKAAHLTKDLLLFSRKQAIDRKPLDLNETIRRLQKFLIRVIGEDIICDARLSEGRLMLSADTHQLEQVLMNLATNARDAMPKGGTFTITTKEIQLDEEFTSTCGLCKAGRYALISISDTGYGMDNETSQKIFEPFFTTKEVGKGTGLGLAVAYGIIRQHEGNIMVNSTKGKGTTIRIYLPLMSAVQEDGGSAIAGAEEQPVAGGTETILVAEDEESLRKLNHSVLTQYGYTVIDAVDGVDAVNRFKEHKDSIQLLLFDLIMPKMNGSEAFDKIRKINPDIKVIFASGYSPDIVRQKVLLDEDAELIYKPISPFELLRKVREVLDKGKR
- a CDS encoding 5'-nucleotidase C-terminal domain-containing protein; translated protein: MSIFTLVRIFSLVLILLFFAVLPANAEQAILRILHVNDFHGFAEPYKPYASDGLLGGMAWLATAADELRKERPALLLSAGDMIQGNNWANLFQGASVIELMNAMQFDAMVTGNHEFDFGQDVLKRRLSEAAFPILAANVEGMEGLKPYLLKEINSIKIAIIGVVTEETPLSTHPRNVTGLKFIAPEDALNRYLRELRPGVDLVVVLSHLGHNADRLLAEKVSGIDVIVGGHSHTKVLQPVVINKTVVLQAWEHGKALGVLDLTFDDRKIVKAEGRLVDIRPLPGRENKEIAAIVEKYRFRVDAVLDETIGGAGLELDGQNTRKRETNLGNFLADIVRSTAGADAAIIGGGSIRTSMKKGDIKIKHVYAVSPFNNYIVGIRLTGRQIREALEHGVSAIADDAGRFPQVSGIRFTYSRSKPVGQKVKEVSVNNSPLVMEKEYIVATDDFLAAGGDGYKAFGDAVRSSRDFAIVGGAVMGEKLVYNNSGKWLRDVVIDHIKERKMVSPVVEGRIIEVE
- a CDS encoding EAL domain-containing protein, producing MKRKIVISLLLLFLFFAAGTVISSLSIRTTTSSLERLISLHQVENLRQDLIMSIQTVQSELYTVGTDLGHKIDTITENVSRLEKNAGGCTKCHHQPALEKKLLQMQTSINDYQNALSFYMTASADKKNIDRLKTEAAAIGNSLLLTTEEMSMDASRKLASMTADAVGKIKEARSILLITIILAFLVGIIIAIRLTSSITGPIGVLLSAVRTIAAGDLGHKVPYQDKTEFGELADNISLMSTGLREGYDKLEKEIAERRQTEAALTKSEAFLSTIFDSIHDPFCIFDREFRIVRSNDAYTAMKSRTIDPEAPPVCYALLHGRDAVCEDCIVSATFLSGDACAKEKTVMDLHGHESWQEIYTYPIVDRDNTITHVIEYTRDITERKKTEAALRESEQRYALAAQGANDGLWDWNLTDNRIYYSIRWKSMLGYSDREVGDSPDEWLSRLHIDDREKVWSRIHGYVLQGNQHLEIEYRIMHKDGNFRWMLCRGLAVRDGKGNSSRMAGSQTDITARKKAEEQLLHDAFHDALTGLANRALFRDRLHNAINRSKRLKQYLYAVMFFDVDRFKVINDSLGHAAGDKLLIGVSRRMADCVRPGDTVARLGGDEFAVLLENVSDVTDVRTVVERIQTEMAAPFLIDGNELYVTQSIGIALEQDRYEQPDQILSDADIAMYAAKAKGKARYEIFDDSMHSYMVERLQLEADLRVAVEHLDEFVLHYQPILDVATRKLSGFEALVRWQHPVRGLIPPMEFIPLAEETGLIQPLGEWVLREACRQLNRWQREYHTAEPLKMSANVSGRQFLNDNFVDVLLGIIGETGIAPETLAIEITESIIMENLEVAVIAMNRLRDSGIKIHIDDFGTGYSSLSYLNKFPVTALKIDRSFIANMSLNDENREIVKAIVTLAQNLKLEVIAEGIELSSHLDEIDTMDCHFAQGFFFSRPKAAPEIAAWMLKEAMVRVRN
- a CDS encoding phosphate/phosphite/phosphonate ABC transporter substrate-binding protein produces the protein MKKMAWALFLILFLGIPQPSCSAADEKQLLIGLSPEMNIFKQKQRYMLLGDYLSKKTGVRVRFTILSKYGNLIDSFNKEKLDAAFFGSFTGAVAIRKHGVVPLVRPVTPDNNSAYKGYVFVRNDSGITNIKGLKGRTFAFVEKATTAGYVFPLALLRENGISSPEGYFRSFYFAGSHDAAIDAVLRKKADAGAAKNTIYDMMSANNPSLEKELRIIARSPAVPSNGLCVRKGLDESLKKKLRETLLAMHNDPNGKTVLSQFGALKFIETTEKDYDPVHDLARKAGIDLMKYSGKMNE
- a CDS encoding rRNA pseudouridine synthase, which translates into the protein MEQRLQKIIAEMGIASRRKAEELILEGLVTVNGKVAEIGMKADLMRDHIKVRGKLLTSPEKKVYYVFNKPRGVMTSMSDPEGRPTVNEFFGRIKQRVFPVGRLDYDSEGLLLLTNDGDFAYAIIHPSRKIPKTYLVKVKGVLEEEDLEKLRKGVKIDGKLTAPAKVKKLKKTESNSWIEMTIHEGRNRQIRKMLERVGHDVLRLMRIRINGIEMGPLEPGAYRKLTTQEMDSIIREIGTGEGA
- the aspS gene encoding aspartate--tRNA ligase, producing the protein MNRDKVCGAIRESDISSTITIAGWVFRRRDHGGLIFIDLRDRSGICQVVFSPDVSGDAHEKAHDLRAEYVIAVTGEIRRRPAGTENPNLPTGMTEMYVKELVVLNEAAPLPYSMEEAAEAGEALRLKHRYLDLRRPEMQQNMITRHRASKLMRDYLDDNGFLEIETPMLTKSTPEGARDYLVPSRLNPGYFYALPQSPQLFKQILMVAGMEKYFQIVKCFRDEDLRADRQPEFTQVDLEMSFVDRKDIIELIEGMMKKLFSGVLNLDIRTPFEMLSYQESMERFGNDKPDMRFGLELKDMADLAAKGTFKVFLDAIQSGGLVKAINGKGMAGISRKDIDLLTQEAQSFGAKGLAWIKVKSGFESPIAKFFPEDVLKAMAERLGAEDGDMMLFVADKVKVTYDVLSRLRLELGKRLNLIQPGFKFVWITDFPLLEWDDDEGRFQAMHHPFTSPLDEDIGKMMSGDMTDRNMLGSLKAKAYDIVLNGFEIGGGSIRIHNQKLQKKMFELLNISEEDAHTKFGFLLDALQYGAPPHGGLALGLDRLVMLMVGATSIRDVIAFPKTQKAFCMMSGAPSAVETKQLRDLHIRTDVVVEEKA